The Roseibium alexandrii DFL-11 genome window below encodes:
- a CDS encoding heparan-alpha-glucosaminide N-acetyltransferase, with amino-acid sequence MLIDTVRGVAIFGVVLFHFVWDLEFSGLIDGIAFHPVWLAFGRLLAGTFMFLVGVSLVLAHGKGLKLNRFVTRVAMIGAAAISISFVTWIAFPQTYIFFGILHAIAVSSLLGVLFLNLPALVSLISGAGLLILPQFLKLELFNTRWLAWIGVSSSPPPSNDFVPILPWAGLTLIGVFLAKIFYKKSGDSRSFPDLHNTKLTRILSWMGRNSLLIYLVHQPLLLVIILPVARMLR; translated from the coding sequence TTGCTGATCGATACCGTTCGCGGTGTTGCTATTTTTGGCGTTGTGCTTTTTCACTTTGTTTGGGATCTCGAGTTTTCAGGTTTAATCGACGGAATCGCGTTCCATCCTGTTTGGCTTGCATTCGGCCGCCTGCTCGCCGGAACTTTCATGTTTCTGGTTGGCGTGAGCCTTGTCCTTGCGCACGGTAAAGGACTCAAACTAAATAGATTTGTAACACGTGTGGCGATGATCGGTGCAGCTGCGATTTCGATTTCATTCGTCACGTGGATCGCATTTCCGCAGACCTACATTTTTTTCGGCATCTTGCACGCGATTGCGGTTTCTTCTCTTTTGGGTGTTCTGTTTCTAAATTTGCCCGCCCTGGTCTCACTAATCTCGGGAGCTGGCTTACTCATCCTGCCGCAGTTCTTAAAATTGGAACTGTTCAACACCCGGTGGCTCGCATGGATTGGCGTGTCTAGTTCCCCCCCACCCAGCAACGATTTCGTTCCAATTCTGCCATGGGCCGGATTGACCTTGATCGGCGTTTTTCTAGCCAAGATTTTTTACAAAAAGAGCGGCGATTCACGCTCATTTCCCGATCTGCACAATACCAAACTGACCAGGATCCTATCCTGGATGGGGCGCAACAGTTTATTGATATACTTGGTTCACCAGCCATTGCTCCTCGTTATCATTCTGCCCGTCGCGCGAATGCTTCGCTAA
- a CDS encoding phosphate/phosphite/phosphonate ABC transporter substrate-binding protein — MLNRRTFLAAASASFVLPALAAEEGLTLAFIPQENPEKLLGDIKVITGWLSEHMGVPVIGFVTFDHAAAVEALRNGDADISFMGALPFVLAEDQLGAVPLLSEVYRGQPSYSGRVFVRKDSGIETLADLKGRDIAFADPVSESGYIYPLDLFVREGLISGTDDADSFFGRKFFAGGYQQAMQAMANGLVDAAGASQYADLFLTPDQQAEVRVLAESEQIPSHAVIARPGLDAGLQTRFVNVMLSLNDPENRYLLAYLYGPDGYVTADPEVYEGVRETARRYGFLK, encoded by the coding sequence ATGCTGAACCGCCGCACGTTCCTGGCCGCTGCCTCCGCCAGCTTCGTCCTGCCGGCTCTCGCTGCCGAGGAGGGCCTGACCTTGGCCTTCATTCCGCAGGAGAACCCGGAAAAGCTTCTGGGAGATATCAAAGTCATCACCGGCTGGCTGTCGGAGCACATGGGTGTCCCCGTCATCGGTTTCGTCACTTTTGACCATGCAGCCGCAGTCGAAGCGCTTCGAAACGGCGATGCCGACATTTCCTTCATGGGCGCCCTACCATTTGTTCTCGCGGAAGATCAGCTCGGAGCCGTACCGCTTTTGTCGGAAGTCTATCGGGGTCAGCCCAGCTACTCCGGACGGGTCTTCGTCCGCAAGGACAGCGGCATTGAAACCCTTGCCGATCTCAAGGGGCGTGACATTGCCTTCGCAGACCCTGTATCGGAATCCGGTTATATTTATCCACTGGATCTGTTTGTCCGCGAAGGCCTGATCTCCGGAACTGATGACGCCGACAGCTTTTTCGGCCGGAAATTCTTCGCAGGCGGATACCAGCAGGCGATGCAGGCCATGGCTAACGGACTGGTCGATGCCGCCGGAGCGAGCCAATATGCGGATCTCTTTTTAACGCCGGACCAGCAGGCAGAAGTCAGGGTTCTGGCGGAATCGGAACAGATCCCGAGTCATGCGGTCATTGCACGCCCCGGTCTCGATGCCGGATTGCAGACAAGGTTCGTTAACGTGATGCTTAGCCTGAACGATCCGGAAAACCGCTATCTGCTGGCCTATCTCTACGGCCCGGACGGCTATGTTACCGCTGACCCGGAGGTCTATGAAGGCGTTCGCGAAACCGCTCGGCGTTATGGTTTCCTGAAATGA
- a CDS encoding DedA family protein: MDALEEWIRLNSYLVYGILFFYCAMKSGALPLFAAIFASTGDLSIFAVSAASFLGGYLGDEARFYLARRYGDYLTSRLPRLGVIVKRAEGLLARHGAKYIFLYRYPKGMRTIGAFPVGLSNMSWLRFTVFNAGSAALWTMLLVAFGYVFGVAIVETVERNWGWLSVVALGVFAVWCGLSIAII, encoded by the coding sequence ATGGACGCGCTTGAAGAATGGATCAGATTAAATTCGTACTTGGTATACGGGATACTTTTTTTCTATTGTGCGATGAAAAGTGGGGCTCTGCCGCTGTTTGCTGCTATCTTTGCCAGCACTGGTGATCTTTCGATATTTGCAGTATCTGCGGCATCCTTTCTTGGCGGATACTTAGGAGATGAAGCACGGTTTTATCTTGCGCGGCGATATGGTGACTATTTGACAAGCCGGCTGCCAAGATTAGGTGTGATTGTCAAACGAGCTGAAGGCTTGCTTGCGAGGCACGGAGCCAAATACATTTTTTTGTACCGATATCCAAAAGGTATGCGAACGATCGGCGCATTTCCGGTCGGGTTAAGCAATATGTCCTGGTTGCGTTTCACTGTTTTCAACGCAGGATCTGCTGCCTTGTGGACCATGTTGCTAGTTGCGTTTGGATATGTGTTTGGTGTTGCGATAGTAGAGACTGTAGAACGTAACTGGGGCTGGCTTAGCGTTGTCGCGCTAGGGGTATTCGCAGTTTGGTGTGGCTTGTCTATCGCAATAATTTGA
- a CDS encoding transglutaminase-like cysteine peptidase: MKRLQNILLPTTFLALLVTSSASASADTGRFMDMNQDVKAPIGYVQFCQDNIGACSNERYEPVVVKLTEERWQELLAINTDVNRRVRPMTDDDLYGKPEYWTYPDGGYGDCEEYVLEKQRELLNAGWPRSTLLITVAKDLQNGGHAVLTVRTDYGDMILDNQAETVLPWYSTPYRYIKRQSPYSAALWTGIDDARVTTVASVPRK, encoded by the coding sequence ATGAAAAGACTACAAAATATACTTCTGCCAACAACTTTTCTGGCATTGTTGGTAACTTCTTCCGCGTCTGCGTCAGCCGATACCGGGCGCTTTATGGACATGAACCAAGACGTAAAAGCACCCATCGGATACGTACAGTTTTGCCAAGACAACATTGGTGCTTGTTCAAATGAACGCTATGAGCCGGTCGTCGTAAAATTGACGGAAGAAAGATGGCAGGAATTGCTCGCGATTAACACGGATGTAAATCGTCGTGTTCGGCCAATGACCGATGACGATCTCTATGGCAAACCAGAGTATTGGACCTACCCAGACGGCGGATATGGAGATTGTGAGGAATATGTCCTTGAAAAGCAACGAGAGCTTCTAAATGCGGGATGGCCGCGCAGCACTCTGCTAATCACCGTCGCAAAGGACCTCCAGAATGGTGGTCATGCTGTGCTGACAGTCCGCACAGACTACGGAGACATGATATTGGACAACCAAGCTGAAACAGTTCTGCCTTGGTATTCGACGCCGTACCGATACATTAAACGTCAATCTCCGTATTCCGCCGCGCTTTGGACCGGGATTGACGACGCCCGCGTGACCACTGTTGCCAGCGTACCAAGGAAGTAA
- a CDS encoding phosphatase PAP2 family protein, with amino-acid sequence MKNKVPIENSPKPILKKLTDSCVSHPMISIGLYVCAVSLFFFIFPGADIWSSGLFYSEVFGFWAKNMAFLRDVRYLGIFLVQVVATTCVAVFVLKLLIPDRPPLMPLRQPLFLLSTLVLGPGVLVNLILKDNWGRPRPQHVAEFGGDLPYQTVWKVTDYCDRNCSFVSGEASSAIWLTSVAFLVPATWRKATLLFVLPLCFILSLNRIAFGGHFLSDTLISWGVTLLLSFAVFHLLFQRTRPIVSDRSLDEWMTALGRFMQLSFQRLRRR; translated from the coding sequence ATGAAGAACAAAGTACCTATTGAAAACAGCCCAAAGCCGATTCTAAAGAAGCTGACCGACTCCTGTGTTTCACATCCGATGATTTCGATCGGGTTGTATGTCTGTGCCGTGTCGCTGTTTTTCTTTATCTTTCCCGGTGCCGATATTTGGTCGAGCGGATTGTTTTATTCAGAAGTTTTCGGTTTCTGGGCGAAGAACATGGCGTTTCTCAGAGACGTAAGGTATCTCGGCATATTTCTAGTTCAGGTGGTTGCGACTACTTGTGTTGCTGTGTTCGTTCTGAAGTTGCTTATCCCCGATCGTCCACCGCTCATGCCACTCCGCCAACCCTTGTTTCTGCTGTCGACTCTGGTTCTTGGCCCCGGCGTGCTCGTAAATTTGATCTTGAAGGACAATTGGGGTCGCCCGAGACCGCAACATGTGGCTGAGTTCGGCGGAGACCTACCCTATCAAACTGTCTGGAAAGTCACTGACTATTGTGACCGAAACTGTTCTTTCGTCTCTGGAGAAGCGTCTTCCGCCATTTGGTTGACTTCAGTCGCCTTTCTAGTTCCCGCTACGTGGCGCAAAGCGACGCTGCTATTCGTGTTGCCGCTTTGCTTCATCCTGTCATTAAACCGAATCGCATTCGGCGGTCACTTCCTTTCTGACACATTAATTTCCTGGGGCGTAACGCTGCTGCTCAGTTTCGCAGTCTTTCATCTGCTCTTTCAAAGAACGCGGCCAATTGTGAGTGATCGTTCGTTGGACGAATGGATGACCGCTCTTGGAAGATTTATGCAACTGAGTTTTCAAAGACTAAGGCGACGGTAA
- a CDS encoding heavy metal translocating P-type ATPase, with protein MTIHPDSSKLIVRFRVEGMDCASCASKIDTALRRLPGIEEVAVSVPGASLSISHDGTVSKNQVMQRVRHLGFGIAPAEPMSQNHASHVADQPWWRTRKALLTISCGMALISAFLIGQLIPEAAYWAFLIAMLVGLVPVARRAFVAATLGSPFSIETLMTVAAVGAVLIGATEEAAVVVFLFLVGEMLEGVAAERARASIAGLADLIPKTAYLEQGNTISEVPADRLSVGDVIVVRPGDRIAADGEITEGSSEINEAPVTGESVPRRKSQGDTVYAGTISLDGVLRIRVTAAADDNTIARVVRLVEEAQSSKAPTERFIDRFSRYYTPGVLVLGALIATVPPVFAGADWSEWIYKGLAILLIGCPCALVISTPAAVAAGLASGARRGLLMKGGAVLEGFSAITAVAFDKTGTLTEGRPVVTDIRSFGSSDQRLLSLAAALEQGSNHPLALAVLQKAASENAPIPPASEARAVTGKGVEGRVGGVPVFLGSATAARDRVSMTENQIAVVDAFNAEGKTVSVLLVDNKVSALFAMRDEPRTDAIDGLASLKTKGIRTLMLTGDNTRTATAIADTLGIEPRADLLPQDKQRVVNELRADGLKVAKVGDGINDAPALAAADIGIAMGGGTDVALETADAAILHGRVMDVAKMINLSHAVMRNIKLNVGMALGLKTLFLVTTVLGVTGLWPAILADTGATVLVTANAMRLLAWKGET; from the coding sequence ATGACTATACACCCCGACAGTTCAAAACTAATAGTCCGTTTCAGAGTCGAAGGCATGGATTGTGCCTCATGCGCTTCAAAGATCGACACCGCTTTACGCCGCTTGCCGGGGATTGAGGAGGTGGCAGTATCCGTGCCCGGAGCCAGTTTGTCGATCAGCCATGACGGTACGGTTTCCAAAAACCAGGTCATGCAGCGGGTAAGGCACCTCGGTTTTGGCATCGCGCCGGCCGAACCCATGTCGCAAAACCATGCGAGCCATGTTGCGGATCAACCATGGTGGAGGACACGCAAGGCTCTGTTGACGATTTCGTGCGGCATGGCACTCATCAGTGCTTTTTTGATTGGCCAACTAATTCCGGAAGCGGCGTATTGGGCGTTCTTGATTGCTATGCTAGTCGGTCTCGTTCCGGTGGCGCGCCGTGCGTTTGTGGCCGCCACATTGGGCAGCCCGTTTTCAATAGAAACGCTGATGACTGTCGCGGCGGTTGGTGCGGTGCTGATAGGGGCAACCGAAGAAGCTGCTGTTGTAGTCTTTCTCTTTCTGGTTGGTGAAATGTTGGAGGGTGTTGCTGCTGAGCGTGCGCGGGCCAGTATTGCGGGCCTCGCCGATTTGATTCCAAAGACTGCCTATCTGGAACAAGGAAATACCATCTCGGAAGTGCCCGCAGATAGGCTTTCTGTTGGCGACGTCATCGTTGTGAGGCCGGGTGATCGTATTGCCGCAGATGGGGAAATCACTGAAGGTTCGTCCGAGATAAACGAAGCACCTGTGACCGGCGAGAGTGTCCCCAGACGTAAGTCACAGGGGGACACAGTATATGCAGGAACCATTAGTCTAGACGGAGTTTTGCGCATCAGAGTGACTGCTGCCGCCGACGATAATACGATCGCCCGCGTGGTCCGTCTGGTCGAAGAGGCACAATCTAGTAAGGCACCGACCGAGCGGTTCATTGACCGGTTCTCACGCTACTATACGCCAGGGGTTCTTGTGTTGGGAGCTCTTATTGCGACGGTGCCGCCAGTCTTTGCTGGCGCTGACTGGAGCGAATGGATCTACAAGGGACTTGCCATTCTCTTGATTGGCTGCCCTTGCGCCCTGGTTATTTCCACACCGGCGGCAGTTGCCGCCGGTCTGGCGAGCGGGGCTCGGCGCGGCCTCCTAATGAAGGGGGGCGCCGTGCTTGAGGGTTTTTCAGCGATAACGGCGGTGGCTTTCGACAAAACCGGAACTCTCACAGAAGGACGGCCGGTGGTTACCGATATCAGGTCATTTGGGAGCAGCGATCAGCGGTTGCTGAGCCTTGCGGCAGCATTGGAGCAGGGATCGAACCATCCACTTGCTCTCGCAGTTTTGCAAAAGGCTGCCTCGGAGAATGCACCCATTCCGCCTGCATCCGAAGCACGCGCGGTCACCGGGAAAGGCGTCGAAGGGCGGGTTGGCGGTGTGCCGGTTTTTCTTGGATCCGCGACCGCTGCTCGCGACCGGGTCAGCATGACTGAAAATCAGATTGCGGTTGTAGATGCGTTCAATGCCGAGGGCAAAACTGTTTCTGTGCTGCTTGTAGACAACAAGGTTTCCGCTCTTTTCGCCATGCGTGACGAACCAAGGACAGATGCGATAGACGGTCTCGCTTCCTTAAAGACGAAGGGAATCCGCACGCTGATGCTGACGGGCGATAACACCCGAACTGCCACGGCGATTGCAGACACGCTTGGCATCGAGCCGCGTGCGGACCTTCTACCGCAAGACAAGCAACGGGTCGTGAATGAACTACGCGCGGACGGCCTGAAAGTTGCCAAGGTGGGAGACGGCATCAACGACGCGCCGGCTCTGGCCGCCGCGGATATCGGCATCGCCATGGGAGGGGGCACGGATGTGGCACTTGAAACTGCCGACGCTGCCATATTGCATGGGCGGGTGATGGACGTTGCCAAGATGATAAACCTGTCTCATGCGGTGATGAGGAACATTAAACTGAACGTGGGGATGGCTCTGGGCCTGAAAACTTTGTTTTTGGTGACGACCGTTTTGGGTGTAACCGGTCTTTGGCCAGCAATCCTTGCCGACACAGGCGCAACAGTACTCGTCACCGCAAATGCTATGCGGCTCCTGGCATGGAAAGGGGAAACCTGA
- a CDS encoding cytochrome c peroxidase yields MKTLLASAAICLVPLTAQATAIKEAPWAPRAAAYRHTLFLGNLSPVPWEKIEASWNRAVPGSSLPYAAVSRASDEEAAALNSALQVQDRQALFEAATVIVAQGILRHLENADARLGTPEAATELAKAETLYRAFEDAIRAADEPAARQLGRAWLILNSSLGSGGVLGQGGQESNKAEFANARKDVSDYIRTNYLPAEFATRDKLAPVPETVFLSGPEVKLPATLPPGSNIADQSELPRLILQFEEAGEDEANLPLVAYGDMLFDSPEIFGGPAQELGIACSTCHNRSDINREFFIPGLSYRPGGMDVDGAFFNPMFNDRKDDHLDTPSMRGIRFTAPYGRDGREPSLRRFIRNVIVTEFAGKEPTPFQLDALVAYVREFDWLPNPKIDRAGRLTDKASDAAKQGEAIFNTDFPGLNGKSCASCHTPDQNFTDGLTHDIGSSERPFPGGTATAFETPTLRNINFTAPYMHDGSLPTLASVVDWFNDTRNLGLDEEQRADLTAYLEAIGDGEEPYQRFEGRDSVFRLSWEELTTFASTLDTLLPARDAQNIALLIDTVAPDLAADASVMTNQAAKPEIYELSAILRAVGDASAEGDWGEAEQQWQKFNTMQAAIDERMF; encoded by the coding sequence ATGAAAACTCTCCTTGCCAGCGCAGCGATCTGCCTTGTTCCGCTAACCGCGCAAGCCACCGCAATCAAAGAAGCCCCCTGGGCTCCACGTGCAGCCGCTTATCGGCACACCTTGTTTCTGGGAAACCTTTCCCCAGTCCCCTGGGAGAAAATTGAAGCCAGCTGGAACCGCGCCGTTCCAGGCAGCTCACTGCCGTATGCCGCGGTTTCCAGAGCAAGTGACGAGGAAGCCGCTGCTCTTAACAGTGCTCTTCAAGTGCAGGACAGGCAGGCGCTGTTTGAAGCGGCAACGGTCATCGTTGCTCAGGGGATACTGCGTCACCTGGAAAATGCGGATGCCAGGCTCGGAACTCCAGAAGCAGCCACTGAGTTGGCCAAGGCCGAAACGCTTTACCGCGCCTTTGAAGATGCTATTCGCGCCGCCGATGAGCCTGCCGCTCGCCAGCTTGGCAGGGCATGGCTCATCCTAAACTCGTCCCTGGGCAGTGGCGGCGTTCTGGGCCAAGGCGGACAGGAAAGCAACAAGGCAGAATTCGCAAACGCCCGCAAAGATGTTTCCGATTACATTCGTACCAACTACTTGCCGGCAGAATTTGCAACTCGTGACAAGCTGGCTCCTGTTCCGGAAACGGTTTTCCTTTCTGGACCGGAAGTGAAACTGCCCGCAACATTGCCTCCGGGATCAAACATCGCCGATCAAAGCGAGCTGCCGCGCCTTATTCTTCAATTCGAGGAAGCCGGTGAAGACGAAGCCAACCTGCCGCTTGTCGCTTATGGCGACATGCTGTTTGACAGTCCTGAGATCTTCGGCGGTCCGGCGCAGGAACTTGGGATTGCCTGTTCCACCTGCCATAACAGATCTGACATCAACAGGGAGTTCTTCATTCCGGGCCTCAGCTATCGCCCCGGGGGGATGGATGTCGACGGTGCTTTCTTCAATCCGATGTTCAATGACCGGAAGGACGATCACCTCGATACGCCGTCGATGCGCGGTATACGGTTCACCGCGCCTTATGGCCGTGACGGACGCGAACCCAGTCTGCGCCGCTTCATCCGCAACGTGATCGTTACCGAATTTGCCGGCAAGGAGCCGACCCCGTTCCAGCTTGATGCGCTAGTCGCCTATGTCCGTGAGTTCGACTGGCTGCCGAACCCGAAAATCGACCGGGCAGGCCGGCTGACCGACAAGGCCTCCGACGCGGCAAAGCAGGGTGAAGCCATCTTCAATACTGATTTTCCAGGACTGAACGGCAAGTCCTGCGCGTCCTGCCACACGCCGGATCAGAACTTCACGGATGGACTGACACACGATATCGGGAGCTCAGAGCGGCCTTTCCCCGGAGGCACGGCCACAGCCTTCGAAACGCCAACGCTGCGCAACATTAACTTCACCGCCCCCTATATGCATGACGGTTCGCTGCCGACGCTGGCCAGCGTTGTGGATTGGTTCAACGACACCAGGAATCTTGGGTTGGACGAAGAGCAACGAGCAGACCTGACGGCGTATCTGGAAGCCATCGGCGATGGCGAAGAGCCCTATCAGCGCTTTGAAGGCCGTGACAGTGTCTTCCGCCTGTCCTGGGAAGAGCTGACCACCTTCGCGTCGACCCTGGACACACTTCTGCCCGCCCGTGATGCCCAGAATATCGCGTTGCTCATCGACACGGTTGCGCCGGATCTTGCAGCCGACGCCAGCGTGATGACCAATCAGGCGGCAAAACCCGAAATCTATGAACTCAGCGCTATCCTGAGGGCCGTGGGCGATGCCAGCGCTGAAGGAGACTGGGGCGAGGCGGAACAGCAATGGCAAAAGTTCAATACCATGCAGGCCGCAATTGACGAGAGGATGTTTTGA
- a CDS encoding phosphonate ABC transporter ATP-binding protein — MSVAAALCDVTHQFDEHPALSNVSLTLKAGESVAFLGPSGAGKSTLLALLDGRLRNWRGTAEVLETTYSATARPPRDARSDVGFIFQEFALVDRLSVYQNVMNGRLGRMRTWQSLWSRFGERDHLVVSGVLEDTGLTDLAARRADKLSGGQRQRTAIARCLAQEPKLILADEPVSNLDPANAEKILGLITAAARKRGITVVFSSHQPELSQRFADRIIGLRDGKLLFDRPSGQVSASDISELYHGASPSAELRVVS; from the coding sequence ATGAGCGTTGCCGCTGCCCTTTGCGATGTCACGCATCAGTTCGACGAACATCCTGCCTTGTCGAATGTCTCCCTGACTCTGAAGGCAGGAGAAAGCGTTGCGTTTCTGGGGCCGTCAGGGGCGGGAAAGTCAACTCTGCTGGCACTTCTTGACGGGCGGTTGCGGAACTGGCGCGGTACGGCAGAAGTTCTGGAGACAACTTACTCCGCGACAGCGCGTCCGCCCAGAGACGCAAGATCGGACGTCGGGTTCATTTTCCAGGAATTCGCGCTGGTTGACCGGTTGAGCGTTTACCAGAACGTGATGAACGGAAGGCTTGGCCGGATGCGGACCTGGCAATCGCTCTGGAGTCGCTTCGGTGAACGCGATCACCTTGTCGTCTCCGGTGTTCTAGAGGATACCGGATTGACCGATCTGGCCGCGCGCCGCGCGGACAAACTCTCCGGCGGACAACGGCAACGCACCGCCATCGCACGGTGCCTGGCCCAGGAACCGAAACTGATCCTGGCAGACGAACCGGTCAGCAATCTCGATCCGGCCAATGCCGAGAAAATTCTCGGCCTGATTACCGCCGCCGCCCGCAAACGCGGCATCACCGTCGTTTTCAGCTCGCATCAGCCGGAGTTGTCACAGCGTTTCGCCGATCGCATCATCGGCCTGCGCGACGGCAAACTGCTCTTCGACCGGCCCTCGGGGCAGGTAAGCGCTTCCGATATTTCGGAGCTTTATCATGGCGCGTCTCCGAGCGCCGAACTGCGAGTGGTGAGCTAA
- the mntR gene encoding manganese-binding transcriptional regulator MntR: protein MTGPSPKVSDRSVDEQASGFEAVRTAHQSEMVEDYVELIAELIHLNGSARPVEIAERLGVAQPTVSKNLARLKREGLILKERYRDIRLTEAGRQLAEACRKRHRIVVDFLVTLGISAEVAEQDAEGIEHHVSEETLKVFQDFVKRNAPGTD from the coding sequence ATGACCGGTCCTTCACCCAAGGTGTCCGATAGAAGTGTCGATGAACAGGCCAGCGGGTTCGAGGCTGTGCGCACCGCGCACCAGAGTGAAATGGTCGAGGACTATGTGGAACTCATCGCGGAACTGATCCACCTGAACGGGTCTGCGCGTCCGGTAGAAATTGCCGAACGGCTTGGCGTTGCGCAGCCGACGGTATCGAAAAATCTTGCTAGGCTGAAGCGAGAAGGTCTTATCCTTAAGGAGCGCTACCGCGATATACGTTTGACTGAGGCGGGCCGCCAACTGGCGGAAGCCTGCCGCAAGAGGCACAGGATTGTCGTCGATTTCCTGGTTACACTAGGAATTTCCGCAGAAGTGGCCGAGCAAGACGCGGAGGGTATCGAGCATCATGTCAGCGAAGAGACGCTGAAAGTGTTTCAAGATTTCGTGAAAAGAAACGCGCCCGGCACCGACTGA
- the phnE gene encoding phosphonate ABC transporter, permease protein PhnE, whose amino-acid sequence MSRAVTWLVLAAAILWSLGSADMGLEKLPGAMARLGEFFGRMLPPDMSIWPEVLQGLAETLRIAILGTFFAVLFSVVLGILAAETLVPPAIWRPVRSLLAIVRAIPLILVAMLMVGAVGLGPLPGILAVTFHATGMLAKFYAEAIDTVSPEPVKALESAGANRLQQLRWGIWPQMAPVVLRDTVFRFELNLRESLILGIVGAGGIGLYVQTYVRSFQYDKAATVTLAIIVLVLLSEAVNTALQKRFS is encoded by the coding sequence ATGTCACGCGCCGTGACCTGGCTTGTGCTGGCCGCTGCCATCTTGTGGTCACTGGGAAGCGCCGATATGGGATTGGAAAAGCTCCCCGGCGCAATGGCGCGCCTGGGCGAATTTTTCGGCCGGATGCTGCCGCCAGACATGTCCATTTGGCCGGAAGTTCTGCAAGGTCTGGCGGAGACCCTGCGCATTGCCATCCTTGGAACCTTCTTCGCCGTCCTGTTTTCCGTCGTTCTTGGCATTTTGGCAGCGGAAACACTGGTTCCGCCGGCAATCTGGCGGCCCGTCCGATCGCTGCTTGCGATCGTGCGGGCAATTCCGCTGATCCTGGTTGCCATGCTGATGGTCGGTGCAGTCGGCCTTGGACCGTTGCCCGGTATCCTGGCAGTGACATTTCACGCGACGGGTATGCTGGCGAAATTCTACGCCGAGGCGATCGATACCGTCTCGCCTGAGCCCGTGAAGGCACTGGAAAGCGCGGGCGCCAACAGATTGCAGCAATTGCGCTGGGGGATCTGGCCGCAAATGGCGCCGGTGGTCCTGCGCGATACCGTCTTCCGGTTCGAACTGAATTTGCGCGAGAGCCTGATTCTCGGCATCGTCGGCGCGGGCGGCATCGGCCTTTATGTTCAGACCTACGTCCGCTCGTTTCAGTACGACAAGGCCGCGACAGTGACGCTGGCGATCATTGTTCTCGTGCTGCTATCAGAAGCCGTGAACACCGCTTTGCAGAAACGCTTCTCCTGA
- a CDS encoding L,D-transpeptidase family protein produces the protein MTIFTLLLAGCVGSSLEMESRGEIAIPYKVTALMRNKGVKGSDPVFIRIFKQESELEVWKKRRAGDYVLLKTYEMCRWSGDLGPKRAEGDRQAPEGIYEVTLGRLNPNSKYFLSFDLGYPNKLERAKGYSGTALMVHGACSSSGCFAITDEQITEVYALVRDALRAGQPSVQVQSLPFRMTPENLARHYDNPNLSFWLDLKEASTTFEVLRRPPEFRFCEGRYRFGAAKDPGADYGPLGQCPQLEQPPQRVSEKIAADLSSVEQLREGGGNIVSSYADGGMHSRFRNVLLERGAEFLARKTSSSAVPVSRPKAALSDPYKPLLSQQ, from the coding sequence ATGACAATTTTCACGCTTCTGCTCGCGGGATGTGTAGGTTCGTCACTCGAAATGGAATCACGCGGAGAAATTGCAATTCCATACAAGGTCACGGCGTTGATGCGCAACAAAGGGGTCAAGGGATCGGATCCCGTTTTTATCCGAATTTTTAAACAGGAAAGTGAGCTTGAGGTTTGGAAAAAAAGACGCGCCGGCGATTATGTCCTCCTAAAAACATACGAGATGTGTCGTTGGTCCGGCGATCTGGGTCCCAAACGAGCAGAAGGTGATCGCCAGGCACCTGAAGGCATATATGAAGTCACGCTCGGGAGGCTAAACCCCAACTCCAAGTATTTCCTTTCATTTGATTTGGGGTATCCGAACAAACTCGAGCGCGCGAAGGGTTACTCTGGAACTGCGCTCATGGTCCACGGAGCCTGCTCGTCTTCCGGGTGCTTCGCAATCACAGACGAGCAAATCACCGAAGTGTATGCTCTAGTTCGGGACGCATTGCGCGCCGGGCAACCTTCCGTGCAGGTGCAATCACTCCCTTTTCGCATGACACCTGAAAATCTTGCGAGGCACTACGACAATCCAAACCTCAGTTTCTGGCTGGACCTCAAAGAAGCTTCCACCACGTTCGAAGTCCTGCGGCGTCCGCCAGAATTCCGATTTTGCGAAGGAAGATATCGTTTTGGAGCAGCGAAGGACCCAGGAGCTGACTACGGCCCACTTGGACAGTGCCCGCAGTTGGAACAACCACCGCAAAGAGTTTCAGAAAAGATTGCTGCTGACCTAAGCTCAGTTGAACAACTTCGGGAAGGGGGCGGCAATATCGTAAGTTCTTACGCCGACGGTGGAATGCACTCTAGGTTTCGAAATGTTCTTTTGGAAAGGGGAGCTGAATTCCTCGCGAGGAAAACATCGAGTAGCGCCGTACCGGTTAGCAGACCAAAAGCAGCGCTGTCCGACCCATACAAACCTTTGTTGTCTCAGCAATGA